The genomic segment CGCGTCACGGAGGCGACGCAATCGCCCGCCTCAACAGTCTCCGCTGAAACTGTCACAAGAAACGGACTGGTCCAATCGACGCGGACAACCTCGGACCTCACTTACCGTTACGAATACGACGGACTTGGCCGCCGCACAACGACCATCGATCCCCGGACTGGAACTTCGACTACGACTTACCATCCGACTACCGGCCAGGTCATGTCGGTAGCGGATGCGGCGAACAATTCGACCATCTACACCTACGACGGTACGGGCCGATTAGCATCGGTTACCAACCCGGCCGGCAAAAAAACTTACTACACCTACAACCCCCGCGGCCAGATCACAAACGTCTGGGGTGAGGTGCCGCAGCCTGTTGAATTGGAATACGACTCCGCGACGGCAGAACGGACGAAACTGAAGACCTACCGGATCGACACCGTGAACTGGACGAGCCCCACTTGGCCAGGCTCCGGCGCACCTGCTGACACGACGACCTGGGCCTATGACGCCGCAGCTGGCCTTGTTACCAGCAAGACCTACGCGGACGGCAAGCAAGTGACGTACACGTACACCACTAGCGGTGCCCTTCTGACTCGTATCTGGGCTCGGAACACGGTTCAAGCCCCGGCGAAGACGACGTACTCATTTTCTCCGGCGACGGGGGAACTTGAGAGTATCACGTACAACCCAACAACGACACCGTCAACTTTCTTTTGGTACGATCGATTGGGCCGAAAGACCAATACCTTCGACGTCTGGGGCTATCACGACTACTACTATCGGCCCGATCTTCAACTCGATCGTGAACACTTGCACGGCAGCCCGCCGCTCACGATCAGCTACCAATATGAGGACCAGACTGACCCCCAGGCACTCACGATGAAGGGACGATATAAGGGCCTCACCGTGGGTCTGAACGAAGACCTGGACTCGCATTACGCGACAAGCTGGACCTATGATGAACAGGGCAGGCCGCACAGAGTTTACGGTCCCGGACTGCCAGCAGGCGGCGCCGCTTATCTTTACGTGGCGAACAGCGATCTAATCGACCGGACATATTTCGTAGGGGATTTCGACACTTTCCTCGCCGTGGCCATCCGTGAATACGAGCAGCACCGCGACCTCGTCACGGCGGTCGAGAATCGGTGGAATCCGAACATGGTCTCGAAATACGCCTACGCCAACGACAACCTCGGTCGCCGGACGAGCGTCACCCGGACCGGTCCGGCGTTCTCAGACACGGTCGGCGATCATGGGGACATCTACAGCTACAATACTCGGAACGAACTTCTGGCCGCCGAAGCCCGCCAAGGGGCAACGGTCCCGCCGGCCGGCAACCCGATCACCGCCCGCAACCGCGGGTACACCTATGATCCGATCGGCAACCGACTGACGAGCACGACGGGGAGCGATCCGACGGTGCACTACTGCTCCAGTAACGTGAACGCCTACACGTCGCTCGATGACGCGCAGAACTGCCCGAGCCCGACGCAGTCGTTTGCGTACGACTTCGACGGCAACATGCTCGGCGACGGGCAGTGGGCCTACGTCTGGGACGGCGAGAACCGGCTGAAGGAAGTGATGCCGGCATCCAGTCCGGTAGAAGGCAATAAGAAAGTCTTGTTCCAGTACGACCACATGAACCGGCGGATTCGCCGGCAAATGTACACTTGGTCGAGCGGATCCTGGGGCAGCCCGACGCAGGATGTCCGCTACATCTACGACGGCTGGAACATGGTCGTGGAGCTGGAGGGCCGCGACCTCGATGCTAACGGCTCGCCGGACAATACGCCGCTGCGGCGGTTCACCTGGGGCCTGGACCTTTCCGGCACGCGGCAGGGCGCCGGCGGGATTGGCGGCCTTCTCGCCGTCGAGGACACGCTGGGCACAAGTTCCACGACCGACGACAAGCAATTAATTTACTTCGGCGATGCGAACGGCAACGTCGGGCAGCTTGTTGATATCGCCGACGGGTCGCTCGCGGCGAAGTACGAATACGACGCCTACGGGAATGCGCTTGTTGCCACGGGGACGTATTCGGCGCAGAACCCATTCCGGTTCAGCACGAAGTACTGCGAAAGTGACCTCGAGGCGGCTGTGGCAAGCGACGATTTCTACTACTACGGCTATCGCAGTTACAAGCCGACTACCGGGCGGTGGATGAGTAGGGATCCGCTTGCCGAATTCGCGGATTTTTTGGTGACCCGCTTTGGCTCAAATGACCCAGCAAATAAGCTAGACCCGCTCGGATTACGAGTATGCGGCCTTCTCCGCCCAGTTTTTGCTCTATTGAACCGCGCGTGCGAAAAGGCCAAGGCTGATTATGCATCTGGCCTCAATGATCCTATAGTTAAAGAGATTCTCAAAGGCATCAAAGATTTGGGGTGCGAACCTCCTGGGCCCCCAGTATGCGACCTTTCGCTAAACGGCCCCGCCGCATTCAATCCGGAGACAGGGATTGTCCTGATCAATCCTTTGAAGACGATTGACAGCAATACGGTTGGGCATGAGCTCTACCATGCATTCCAAAAGTGTCGGCTCATGAAGACCGGCAAGAGGCCGCCCGGAACCAACGACAACGCACAGAATTGTCAAAACCGCGCAGCCTCAGAATTTGAGGCATATTGGAACCAACCAAAATGTAGGGTACTCCAGAAGAAGTCCGACAGATGTCAGTGCGCCGAACGTGGATGTTATGCTTCAACTAAGTCGAGTGGGTGTAGCGGGCCGAATGCAAACGCCGCCTGCAGCATAGTAGGTTTTGAATACGGATGTGGTGTCATCGACATCCATGACGATGAATAAACATGCAGTCTGATGCGCCTTGTTGCACACTTCATTGCAAGAGCAATGTAATGCATCCTCCAATGGACGAGCTTCGCGTTTTTTTCGTGGCTATGGGAGTGGTCAGCACTTTTCATTCGGCCCTTTAGCGGCGGTCGGGATAAGAGGTGCTTGTCGGTATGAAGTGCGTGTTGGTGGTGAATTGAGCAAGTTGCGAAGACGATGGCGACGCTGAACAATAGATCAGGACTGGCGAAACCGCTGGATTATTCTGGAGTTGGTCTGAGTTCCGGTCTCGACCAGTGGACCTCACTTGTGATTTTCGCTAGCCTTGTCCTGGGTGGCTTCCGTCTCGCATCCAACGCCCTCGTCTTTTGGCCAGAATCCCTAAACGGACAAGCATTCCGCGATCTCCTGTCCACGGCGAAGCTCTACTACCTATTGTCATTAGCGGAGCCTGCGTCGCTCATCGCGTGCGCGGCCCTTGTCAAGACTTGCCCCTCACGCATTCGGCTAGTGTTTCTTGGAGGATTGGTATTCAGCCTGGCGGTGGTTTTCGTAAGAATCTCGTTTTATGCGCTCTTGTGGCCTGAGGGCGAAGCTCTGGTTTTTCAGATCACGCACGTATGGGGAATCCTCGTACGAGATCGGCCGGAGATTCCAGTCCTTTGGTACTTGATCGTCATTCTGCACGGACAATTGTGGAATTGGGGCCGGAGGAGGATGTCTCCGCCAGGTTAGGAGGAGCGTGATTCTGCGATACGCTCTAAAGCAGTCGACCACGCCCTCGCGACGTGGTCGATCGATGTTGGAGTTGTGGATATCGGGGAGCTGGTAGTGTTCCCCATTCAACTGCGTCCAGGGCACGCTAAAGTTATGGTAGCCTGAATAGTACTGATCGCTTCTTCAACGACCGCTGCCGCTTCAACCCCCAGCTTCATGGACCTCGGCTACCTTTACCGCCAAGGGTCGCCGAGTGCCGCCTTCGGCGTCTCCGCTGACGGTTCTGTCGTTGTCGGTCGCAGCCGGAATTCGACTGGCAATGCTGCCGACGAAGCCTTCTGTTGGACGCAGGCGACAAGGGTGGTCGGCCTCAGCGACCTGCCCGGCGGGGAAAATCATGTATTTGCCGGCGACAACTCGTCGGATTGCTCGGGCGCAAGCGGGTGGATGTCCTTCTATTGGACCGAGCGGTCGATCAGGCTACGTTTTGGGACCTTACTGCTGGGCTGAGAATTGGAAATAGCGTATCATGCTAGGGTATGGTTCAACATGGGGCGGAACTGCCGCAGGCTAGAGGGGATCACTTGACGCTGCCGTTTGACTCCAATGGGATCGGTCGCGTTTGCGTCTCGGGCACGCTAGCGATTGCGGTCGTATCGATGGCCTCAGCCGCCGCTACTCCCAGCTTCATGGGCCTCGGCTACCTTCACCCCCAAGGGTCGCCAAGCGTCGCATTCGGCGTCTCCGGCGACGGCTCCGTCGTTGTTGGCCGTTCCCGCAACTCCACCGTCAACGGACGCGGCGAAGCCTTCCGCTGGACAGAGGCGGCCGGCATGGTCAGCCTCGGCGACCTGCCCGGCGGCGATTTCAACAGCCAGGCGATCTCGGTTTCTGCCGACGGATTGACGATCGTCGGGTCGGGCAGATCGGTCCTTTCCGGTTCATTCGAAGAAGCCATGCGATGGACTCAGGCCACTGGCATGACTGGTCTCGGCTTTCTGCCCGGCGGCTGGAATTCGAGCTCAGCCGCCGATGTCTCTGCGGACGGATCGACCATCGTGGGATACAGCCACTCTCAGATCGGCGATCAGGCGTTTCGCTGGACCCCGCAAGACGGGATGATGAGTCTTGGAATCGCCGACTCGAGCGCCACAGGAGTTTCTGATGATGGGAACGTCATTGTCGGATCTGTCGGGACTCCTCGCCGCCCTTTTCGCTGGAGCGCCCAGATGGGTTTCCAGAATCTTGGTCTTCCCCCCAATGGCGCCATCTCAGGCATCGCTGAAGACGTTTCGGCGGATGGAGCCACCGTGGTCGGATGGACCCGCAAACCGGTTGGCGATCTGGATGCATTCGCATGGCAAGAAGGCAGTGGCTACGAAATGCTCGGCTATCTACCTGGCGACACCGAGAGTGCGGCGCAGGCCGCCTCAGCCGACGGTTCGAGGATCGTCGGGTACAGCCGGCGAATTGAGTTCCGGGCAGTACTTTGGGACGGAGCCAACGGCATTCGTGACCTTAAGCAAATGCTGGAAGCCGATTTCGAGCTCAACCTTACGGGTTGGAATCTAATCAGCGCATATGCAATCTCGAATGATGGAAATACGATCGTTGGCGACGCCTACAACCCTAACGGACTCATCGAAGCCTACCGCGCCGTCATTCCCGAGCCCGCCTCGGCGCTGCTCGCCCTCGCGTCCCTCGCCTTCTGCCTCACCCGCCGCCGCCATTAATGCCAGACGTTTTATTGACTAACGCCCGTGATCGTGCCCCGCACCATCCCAGACGATAAGCTGCGGTCGATCCAGTTGAGCGTGACTCGCGCCTCATAACCCGATGGGGTTGGGTTCGCAGGAGGGAACCGGACTCGAAAAGTGTCTCTGTTGCGCGCGGGCCCGTTGTTCGAGGACGGTGTGGTTCCCTCTAGTTGGCGGTCGGTAGCGAAACTGGCGGACCCACAAATAATTAACGCACCACGCCCGGACGGAGACTTTCGGGCCGTTGGCGTTTTTACGCAAAGTGGGGCAAAGGTTTACAGCGATCGCGGGGCGCAATGGGTCTCGGCGAAGGTCGCGCGCGACCCTTTTTAGGGTGCGATCCGGCCCACCGCCGCCCCGATCGCGTCAAAAGCCTCTGAGTCTCTGGCCCGTTCGGGCCGTCGGGTTATGAGGGGGTTGGGTTCGGAGGAAGGGGCCAAAGGCACACACCTTTGTTCGAGACCATCGCTAAGAATCTAACCTCAGCCTTCGCTGCGTAGCATCAACTTGGCGCATTAATACATAGACATCGGCTTCAAAGGATTTTGACTAGGTTGATCTGCGGAATCTTTCCATCGTCGAGATCCTTCTCAATCTTCTTTCGAAAATCAGGCGTTGGGTTTTCGTATTCGGGCAAATCGCGAAAGCGGTTCGGAACGCCGCTTCCACTTAAGAGAGGCGATTGAAGCGCTAGGTCCACCGCGGAAAGATGACCTCCGAGCGCGTCTTGGCACGTCGTCGACAAATTCAGATTGCCTCCAGTAAGCCAGGCCAGAACGTCCTGCGCGACTGCCGGAATATTCGGCAATCCGCCGTGTTCGCCCTCGACGTAGCGGGTCGTTACGTCTTCGATCTGCGCCGAAGCGAGCGGAACTCTTCCATCGCCTTCGTAATTCACGTCGCACTTCTGACGTGCGGTGATTTTCTTCGTGCGTTCCCAACTGCCCCACAGGATCGTATCGAACTCAAGCCGGAACAAGCCATCCTGGCCGACGCCTGCGATCATCAGCATCTTGTCCTTGTATTCCTGCAGAAGATCGTCGTGCCAGTTGTACAGGTCGGTATAAAATTGACGAACCTCATCGAGAATAACTTGTAAACGCACGGTCGCGTCGGCCTTTATCTCTAGCTTCCAATCACTCGCCTTGTAAAGGTCAAAATTTGCGCAGGGATGTTTCTCTCCATTTCGTGTTCCGGGATAGACGCCTGCGGGCGCCGGCAGCAGGCTTAGCGCGCCTCGCATCGTGCGGAATGTCTCGCGGCTTAGAAACATCCCCACGATGGCAAGCTGCTCCCAGCCCCAGAGGTGGTTCTTGAGATACCCGGCAATCGAGGGCGAGCCGAAGTGCGGCGTACCGATGTAAACAATCTTGTCGATCTTCGGCCAAAGCTGCTGCCCGTGGATCATGAGCGCGGTGCGAATCATAAGCCCACCCATGCTATGACCGACCAAGTGCACCTTTTTTCCATAATCGGCATGGGTCTTAAGAATCACGTCGCGCATGGCGTCGGCCGATGCCCGCAATGACTTGCGCCAGTCGTACGGGAATTGAACGCTCCCGCCAAAGATACCGGCGGACGCCAGCGCCCGGCGGAACGGCTCATAGGACAGATCCACGGCGCCAGGCATGATCTCAGCAAGCTCGTCGACATCGCCTGTACCGTCATCTTTCAACCGGAGCTGGTCAAGCTTGTCGCGGGCCTGCGCGATATCGATCCACCAGACACCGCCCAATCCAATGCTTTGAAGCGTGCTGCCCATTATTCCCGGCGCGAAGACGATATTCTTCGGTCCGGCGCTGAGATAATGCGTATCAGGGAGCTGGCCCATCAATTCGCGGAAAGCGGCGGGGCCCATCCACTTCTCGACTGCAGCCTTCGTCTTCGTATCCTTCAAGAGACTGATCCGTCTCTCGTAGTCTGCAACCAGATATTCTTCGAGTAGAGTAAGCGAACGGCCCATCTTGTCCTCCTTAGTTTCGCAACGCAGTCACTTCCTCCTCGGACGCGAGATACAACTCGTATTGATTGGTCATGCTGTAGAACAACCCACCAATATTCTTGTATTGGGTCCACAGGAACATGCGTGCCTGGGTGAGCGCCTCTCCGGCCGCCATCGGCTTTTCATCAACGATGCGGTACAAGAAACGAAAGTACAGCCACGCGAACTTGCTTGCAAGTTTGATCGGCACTTTTGTTTCGGTGCCAATGAAGGCTCGAATGCCGCGTTGGAAAAAGGAGTCCTCTAGTTCGCTGGCCATATGAGGATCGGCCTGCACAGTCGTGCATGCATTCGCGAAGACGAGTGGTGCATCCGTAATTTCGGCCTGGGAAAGATCGGCTA from the Phycisphaerae bacterium genome contains:
- a CDS encoding PEP-CTERM sorting domain-containing protein, with product MASAAATPSFMGLGYLHPQGSPSVAFGVSGDGSVVVGRSRNSTVNGRGEAFRWTEAAGMVSLGDLPGGDFNSQAISVSADGLTIVGSGRSVLSGSFEEAMRWTQATGMTGLGFLPGGWNSSSAADVSADGSTIVGYSHSQIGDQAFRWTPQDGMMSLGIADSSATGVSDDGNVIVGSVGTPRRPFRWSAQMGFQNLGLPPNGAISGIAEDVSADGATVVGWTRKPVGDLDAFAWQEGSGYEMLGYLPGDTESAAQAASADGSRIVGYSRRIEFRAVLWDGANGIRDLKQMLEADFELNLTGWNLISAYAISNDGNTIVGDAYNPNGLIEAYRAVIPEPASALLALASLAFCLTRRRH
- a CDS encoding alpha/beta fold hydrolase, yielding MGRSLTLLEEYLVADYERRISLLKDTKTKAAVEKWMGPAAFRELMGQLPDTHYLSAGPKNIVFAPGIMGSTLQSIGLGGVWWIDIAQARDKLDQLRLKDDGTGDVDELAEIMPGAVDLSYEPFRRALASAGIFGGSVQFPYDWRKSLRASADAMRDVILKTHADYGKKVHLVGHSMGGLMIRTALMIHGQQLWPKIDKIVYIGTPHFGSPSIAGYLKNHLWGWEQLAIVGMFLSRETFRTMRGALSLLPAPAGVYPGTRNGEKHPCANFDLYKASDWKLEIKADATVRLQVILDEVRQFYTDLYNWHDDLLQEYKDKMLMIAGVGQDGLFRLEFDTILWGSWERTKKITARQKCDVNYEGDGRVPLASAQIEDVTTRYVEGEHGGLPNIPAVAQDVLAWLTGGNLNLSTTCQDALGGHLSAVDLALQSPLLSGSGVPNRFRDLPEYENPTPDFRKKIEKDLDDGKIPQINLVKIL